CTTAAATGTTATGAGAGCAAACGGAAATCAGACAGGATCGCCAGTTGATTATTAAATGACTCAAACCACAAGACAGAGATGTCTGTTccaacacacacattaaatatctTACTTTTACTTTTGCCCACTTGAATATCAGAGGGCCAGTTAGAACTTTGAGAAATACTAACTAATATAGTAGGATagctattttattcttttcaaagaTGGTAGCCATGCAATCATTTCCTCTCTAATACAAGACATATCATCAACTTAGTTTGAAGTAAATTTACATAATAAGTATTGTAGAACACAGTGGCTGAATTAATACCTTAATAACTCAGTAATATTTGATAATTTGAAATGAATTCTAACCACAGAATGTTTCTAGTAGCCAATATTTATAGCctgtaaagaaaaaatttaatgcttgaaattttcaggcaataTCTATTTGGAAGGAATTTGTAAAAACTAATCATTTTAGAAAATGTCAACTTTGGGATTTTAAAGGATCAGTTCTACATTAAATGACATGTATCTGGGAGCTTAAAGAAACCTACCATCATTTGTTTTCAGTAGCTACTAGGAAAAAATTTTTACCCCCATTCAATCTTCCAGAATTAATGCCCCAAGTATATTTTATGAGCATGAATAAACAAATAGGAGTCTCTTTACTTAAatactaaatttattttatggaattcatgaagaaaaaaaagcagaatcTAAACAGTTCTTAAAAGATAAAGAACCAAATTAGCCATcaaatttattcatgttacagaaattctattttattgatcAATTTATCTTACACCTGGGCTTATTTAGGATATTCCACCAATAAGAtcaatttttgtaatttttcttctatttttaccAACTGCTACACAGTCTTCAAACTCTACAGTATGAGTCTTCTTCGAGTATTGAATCAAAAATAATGACCCGAAAAGGACAGATAGATATGTATGTCTTTTAGATATTGCTATAGCTCGAACGCTGGAGGGATTCTCCCATCTTTAACTTCTTTCCTAGGTTATGAAACTTGGAAATCCAGAGATTGCCAGGAGACTTCTACTCAGAGGTGCTAATCCCAATTTGAAAGACCGAACTGGTTTCGCTGTCATTCATGATGCAGCCAGAGCAGGTTTCCTGGACACGGTACAGGCTTTGCTGGAGTTTCAAGCTGATGTTAACATCGAAGATAATGAAGGGAACCTGCCCTTGCACTTGGCTGCCAAAGAAGGCCACCTCCCTGTGGTGGAGTTCCTTGTGAAGCACACAGCCAGCAATGTGGGGCATCGGAATCATAAGGGGGACACCGCCTTCGACTTGGCCAGGTTCTATGGAAGAAATGAGGTCATTAGCCTGATGGAGGcaaatggggtgggggaagccACAAATCCACAGTGAGCGTGGGGGGGGAGGGCTTTCCCACATTGCCTTTACTTTGTCAGTTAGTTGGTTGGCTGTCCTGACTGGCTTACTATCACTTGTTAAAatataagattttgttttgtttcttattttaagcaGCTGGTTAAAGTCTTTGAAATTGTCTAATTGGAAATCTCACTACAagtttatgaaatatttaaacatCCTTTTCACTGTCAAAAACTCTGATTTCTAACATGTAATTGCAAATAGCTATGCCTTTCTTCTGGATATTttatctatgatttttttttttctttgcttaccCTTTGCCACACTCAGAATCTTACCTgaagtctttgttttaaaaattctttgtccTGATGCATCTTTTGCCTAATTAAAACTTTTTTCATAAGAGGACCAgattttcctgtgatttttttttttttactcctctGTACACAACTTGTCATTTTGCAAGAAATGTGTTAAAAGTTCATAACACTGTATTTATTAACATTAGAAAAGAACACATTGGAAATCCAATTATATTGTGGTTACAGTGGAGTTATTcctttgtttccttccctttgcCCCCTCCCAAAGATTTCATTGGCTGGCTCtgcttttattaatattttggcTTCAAAAAGGAATATGAACAGCATTTTTGAAGAGCAGACTTGATATTTCATTGTGAATTCCTTGTAATGCCCAGTCTTCCCTTTTTCTCAAAATTGAGTCAAGCAGCTGATAGGTGGATTTCAGAAGTAGCAATGTGAAAACAAACATCAGCTCTAAAAAGtcagtgctgaaaaaaaaaaaaaaacaccactgtGGAAACACTTCCCATtggatgactttttaaaatcaaaaattaaaacagttgCTTAATGTATTTCTCAGGCTTGTGCCACAAGTAAGCTAACACAACACTGACTTTTCCTCATGAATGTCAAAAATGCAAAACTACAAAATGTTTaagtattaaaatacaaatatcagTGTTCATGATGGGAAACTAAAAACACCtcaaccagaaaacaaaacaaaacaaaacaaaaacaaacaaaaggtataTAAAGACCTAGGATCTACAGAATAAGAAATATTGAAACTTTCACCATACATTATAAGCAACTTCTCCATATGGTACTTGATTTATTTCcatgggtttatttttttttaaaactaagtgAGCCTAAAATCTTTTGGGGAACATTTTAGCTTAAAAAATATTGAGGGAACTAGTCATATCTCAAATTTCTGAAAGGATTTTCTCCATATCTAGTGATTGTACTGTCATATTAGTCAATGCAGTTaccatttataaatttataaatactgTATTCATCATTTGCCACACAAAGATGTTTTATGTGAAAGTTTCCTCCTCTGCTTCATATGCTCTCTGCCTTCaattcaaaaagaacaaaatacttGAAGGTTTATTGAAGAGCATGGCTCTGGGGTCCGTCTTAACAAGGACTGTAAGGGTTGAAGGCAAGTGGTTTTAAATAGCATTTCTTCCAGCATAAATATTAAAGAATCTGGGATAGTAAGCATGAACTGTGGGGTTAAAATTTGCATTCCCAAAACTTCAGCCTCCTTTAACTGCATTTCTacatgaatttattttcaatgGCAGCATGACATTAAACTCAGGAAAGTTTTGAAGGTAGAAGTTGAGGTGGTCTAAAAGGGAAatacttctattttaaaatagtctCATTATATAAAACATACAGCTTTAGTAAACTGGACATTTACAAAGAGTAGCACTATTACTGAAAGTTGTGCTTTGAAACCCTTCTTACAAATTGCAACCGTAAAGTTGGGCAATTCCAAATTTACAGTTTAATTGACTTGAAGTACCACATGTCTCAGCATTTATTTTATCCCATGATGTAAAATCACCTTTAGAGGTTTCAAATACAAAGGCACGGGATGTCCATAAAGCAAAAGAGAAGTGCTGTAATTGCTTTGTTCTCGGGTGGTCTGAGTACAGCAGAGGGAGAGGATGCCCTATCTCTTAATCAGGCTAAGATTTGCTAGGCATTAAAACCCTGGCTCCTCACAGGAAGTAGCTTTGCTAATCTGAGTATTTTAGAAATGAGTTATGTGGTCCCCTCTCGGAAATATGAAAAGCTATGCAATCTCTCAAAAACCTCGACAGTACTCAGAACTCTTGAATAAGCAGAGAAGGGAGGGTGCTGCTGAGCTTAGTGGGGTCTAAATTGCATGGCGCTCAGGTCGGGAGGAGTCTGAATTTATTCAGGTGCAGAGCAAGGATGAAAAATCTAATTGAATAGAGTGCCCAGAACCCCAGGAGACCCTGCTATATCAAAGATAGGGGTTATAAAGCAGAGGTGTGAGCTGAGTTTTCTCCACTGTGCCCTAATCCTCACCGGGAAACTCAGGTCCAGTCTTCCAGCAGTAAACTAAATCCAGATTTACACCTGCGAAAAGAAGAGGGGTTGTACACTAACAGGGTATCAGATCACACTCTGGTACTAGAGTCACTGACCAAGGaacctttcctcccttttctctgatGAGTCAAcaaggttgtttgtttgtttttgtcttgttttatttttaatgaataccATGCATCAAGCAGTGGTGTGATAACCTTTTGCacgctcaaacacacacacacacacacacacacacacacacacacacactgtgggaaCCTGACAAATACATAAAGTATTGTTTCCTGGGAAAGCAAATTATTTGGCAATATGATAAATTTACTTTATCTTGATCATATTGGATGTTGGAGTTTGTGGCAAGAGACTTTCAAGTTTTCAGTTGCTAGGAAGGTATTTTAGGCTTTCACCGGGGTTCAAGAAACACTGGGAAAATCACAGTGATGGAGCGAGAAAGTGTCATACTTAACAAACCTTCTTGGCTGTTCTAAGCTACTTCAGACAAAAGACTACAGGGGAGAAAGTCTCATCTTAGTGTGTGTAGAATGCTGCTTTTTATCCGGCTGTTTCCTGCAAACCGACCCACGCAGACACTTAGTGAgaggcagaaaacaaaaatcccGCCCGTGATGGGGGTAAAGCTCTGTCCAGAGCCAACCACAGCATCTGAGGAGGGGTTGTCAACACATCTTTTGTGTCCGAGACTAAGACTCAGGCTGGGGAAGAAGCTGGAGCCCGGCGCTCCTTCTGTGCGCGCAGAAAAGCccgcgggtgggggtgggggagcggCAAAACCGttagctcacttttttttttccgtcCTCGCAAaggtctcttttctcttctcttcctgtccaaatatttcaaatttccgCGCCTTAAATAACAGTCTccttttatttagttagtttccCCAGCAGGTTTGGCCGTGGGCTGGTCTCTGCCCCTCTATAGATCCGGGGCTCCTCTAGCCCCTCGGTGCTCCAGCAGCCCCCACATCACCCCGAGCCCAGCGCACTACGCGGAGCGCGCCCCGGGCGAGCCACAATGCCGGCTCGCTCGCGACCTCGTTTAACCTGGGTGTTCGGCCACCCGGAGCCACCGAGGCTGCCCCCAGCCCAGAGTGGAGCCGGCCAGTCTCCCAGCCCAACTTCCCTCCCGAGCTTTAGCAGCTTGCCCCGCTTCGGGCTTGGAAGCCCTCAGTCCTGCGGCGGCAAAAGGCCAGGGGCGGGAGGAGAGCGGCGGTGGAGGCCGGTGGCCGCAGTCCGCGCCAGCCCCCAGCCACCGTAACCTTGAAGGGCGCCCTCGAGTGAGTGCGTGCGCGGCGGCTGTGGAGAGCTGGCGCAACGGGCTGgatgggaggcaggagctgggagCAGGGTACGGGGAGGCGGCCCCAGCGCCCTGGGAGTTGTGGGTGACCTGGACAGCCAACTCCGGGTGCTGGCCCTCGGGCAGCCACCCGGCTGGATGGTGCTGGCCCCCGGGCCGTGACCGGAGGGCGGCGCGCGAGCCGGGGCGAGCAGGCCGGTGAGCGCCTGGCTCTCCGCGGAGGTGAGCTGGTGGCCCGAGCCGCAGGCGGGCTGCAGCCACTCGGAGTCCCACGCCAAAGCCGGCGCTCCCCTCCTCCGCTGGCGATGACAGCTGAGGACAGCCGGGCTTCCAGCCTGGCTAAGAGGCAAATTCTTCTCTGGCTTCTTAGCCTCTTGAACTATTCGCAAAATTGCCCCATGGTTTTGCTTTTCCTCCGTAATTTACTAGACATCCGGAACCGAAAATGCACGTTCATTCAGGAAGACCCCAGCCTGGACAGTGATATCTTCAGAGCTGGGGTGTACAGAAGAACACCTAGGAgtcttaattcttttttctttcaatcttCAGCGATGCCTCGAAAGAATCACCCTTCTCTCTCAACCTCCCAGATCTGGATATACACTTGATAAATGAAGGTTCCTGTGAAATATTTTGTCGTCTGTGTAGAAAACATTATGTGGACTTTAAGTGTTAAGATGTAGTTTTGGAATTTTCTGTGTTGTCTTTAATTCTCACCAGACAtttaggaaaaacaacaacaacaaaacagcttgGTAGCGGCCAGCAAGTGAGCAAAGGTTATCCTGCTACCACAGCACCTGCAAAAGCGCAAGTGGAATTCACATATTTTGCCTCCCGTGTTCTAAAATGGATTCTGAACCGTCCAGAGAAACCAGCACATAGAAAGAGGGGAAGCTGTGATGAAAGCagagtttgttcatttttaaaattacacaggTACTATACTAAAACTGTTTCACCTAAGCTCTGTGTCTGTCTCACTGATCAAGGCAGAATTTTAACTTAGGCCTACTCAATAATTTTATACACaaccatttttctcttccttcacacCCCACTCCCcaaccaccccaccaccaccaaaataaaatacaaacaaccaGCCAGAAACAGCAGCTCTTTGGGAGAGGAAGTAAGAAGCCACCAATCTCTATCCAAATACACTTCATTTCTTCTGAGGACTAAGAAGAAATCCTGCTTCCAACCAGCCCAGAGCTAGGGAAGAACTAACTTACCAGGAACACAAACACTTAAATAGTTAAATAATTAAAGTGATACTGTCTCTTAGCATGAAAATAATGGACAGTTTCTCAAGTTGCTAAGTAAAAACTCATATTTCTTCCTGGAAATATTTGGACCCAAAGGCTTCTGCTTTTAATATTCCATCAGAACAGCAAGTCCCTTAGAAAAGTCTGGAACTTTATCTTAACCATGTAGAGAGCAGTATCATGTTGACAGATTTTATTCCTAtgtctttggtttttcaaattAGTTACATAAATTGTGGAAgttacatataaaggcaaaatgTCCCAAGGTCTTTTGATGTCAGATTTTTAACTTAGAAGAATAACCAAAAATTATCAACGGTAATAAAATACTGCCCACTCCCCTGTTTCTTCTCAGTATAGTTTGTACAGTGGCTGGGAAAAGGTCTGTTCTgagttttgcatgtgtgttttggaAACACAgcttcctaaaattaaaaaaggaagacaaGGTCCCTGGTCTGTAGGAACAGTCTTACCCTTTAGCAGTTTGTGAACAGTGGTATCTTCTCTTACATGTTCAGGGCTATCAGACTGAACTCCTGGGGTCCTTTCGAGCACAAATAACTTCTGTTCCATAGATGTTTTCACCGAAAAGTGGAAGTCTTCAATGATGCAGCAGCACCCTGGTGTCCAGTCTTCAGATCAAGCTTGATGGTCCATTTAAAAATGACATGCAATTCTTCCTTTGTCAATGTATGGAATAGGTCTCAATAAATATAATCATCTCAAAGACCTAGAATGATTAATTTGCAGATCAATAGTAATTTTACAGTGTGTTAATGAGTCACAGTGAAATGTATTAGGACAAGTGTTCAAATTATTAAATTGAGCTGCATCTGATTATGGCAAACAACATACTACTCTCTCCCtcagtttaaatgagaaatagtaGGTGTGgtagtggggtttttttttaaactttttatgttGTGTTTCTCTCAAGAAAATAAGCTACTCACCCCAGGGTCTCTTCTTCAATGTCAAGTAAAACATAATTAgggaaggtattttttaaaaatcattttcctctACTAGCACCATAATTtttgcccccctctctctctctctctctctctctctctctctctctctctctctctctctctctctctcttcacatttTTGGATAATGACCAAAAAGTAATAATAGCATGGAGGTAGAGATTTCCATTTTTGAAAAATTCCTCCTACCTCAACTGTCACTTTCCCTATTCTTAAAAaacacttaaattttaaaagttatacttagagatgttaaaaaataattgctATCCCTATTAATTCAAATTTACCTTGGGCCTATGAATCAAAAGCTTCAGT
This DNA window, taken from Cricetulus griseus strain 17A/GY chromosome 2, alternate assembly CriGri-PICRH-1.0, whole genome shotgun sequence, encodes the following:
- the Cdkn2c gene encoding cyclin-dependent kinase 4 inhibitor C; this translates as MAEPWGNELASAAARGDLEQLTSLLQNNVNVNAQNGFGRTALQVMKLGNPEIARRLLLRGANPNLKDRTGFAVIHDAARAGFLDTVQALLEFQADVNIEDNEGNLPLHLAAKEGHLPVVEFLVKHTASNVGHRNHKGDTAFDLARFYGRNEVISLMEANGVGEATNPQ